One window of Candidatus Angelobacter sp. genomic DNA carries:
- the nadE gene encoding NAD(+) synthase, whose protein sequence is MQFTKKALNLDPAGETNRIVEFLQQSVRRSMRRSGGVVGISGGIDSAIVLALAVRAFGPQKVVAVMMPDKDSDPISEKLARELAASYGVEPILEDITDALEGFDCYRRRDDAIRRVFPQYDAAKGYKAKIVLPQDLLEAGTLNVFSVAIIAPDGREETRPLPPREMLEIVAASNLKQRSRMSTLYFHAEARQYAVIGTANKNEHGQGFFVKYGDGGADIQPIAHLFKTQIYQLARYLGVIEGIQKRTPTTDTYSAPCDQQEFFYRLPFETLDLLWCALDHNVPIGEVAKVMGLSEIQVQRAFDDITRKQRTTEFLRLQPPMMEAPKAVST, encoded by the coding sequence ATGCAATTCACTAAAAAGGCGCTGAACCTCGACCCCGCAGGCGAAACCAACCGGATCGTGGAATTTCTGCAACAAAGCGTCCGTAGATCCATGAGACGCTCCGGCGGCGTGGTCGGGATCAGCGGGGGTATAGATTCTGCAATCGTCCTGGCGCTGGCGGTCCGTGCTTTCGGCCCGCAAAAGGTGGTGGCCGTGATGATGCCCGACAAAGATTCGGATCCGATCAGCGAGAAACTTGCGCGGGAACTGGCCGCAAGTTATGGGGTGGAACCGATCCTGGAAGACATCACGGACGCGCTGGAAGGTTTCGATTGCTATCGCCGGCGCGACGATGCGATTCGCCGGGTGTTCCCGCAATACGACGCGGCCAAAGGTTACAAGGCGAAGATCGTTTTGCCGCAAGACCTGCTGGAGGCGGGCACGTTGAATGTTTTTTCCGTTGCCATCATCGCGCCCGATGGCCGCGAAGAAACCCGTCCGTTGCCTCCGCGGGAGATGCTCGAGATTGTCGCTGCGTCAAATTTGAAGCAGCGTTCGCGCATGAGCACTCTTTATTTTCACGCAGAAGCCCGGCAATATGCGGTGATAGGGACGGCCAATAAAAACGAGCATGGACAGGGGTTCTTCGTAAAATATGGAGACGGCGGCGCGGACATCCAGCCGATCGCGCACCTTTTCAAAACGCAGATCTATCAACTGGCCCGTTATTTAGGAGTGATTGAGGGGATTCAAAAGCGCACTCCGACGACCGACACCTACAGCGCGCCTTGTGACCAGCAGGAGTTTTTCTATCGGTTGCCGTTCGAGACGCTTGATCTCCTGTGGTGCGCGTTAGACCACAACGTGCCCATCGGTGAGGTCGCGAAGGTGATGGGATTGTCCGAGATCCAGGTCCAGCGCGCGTTCGATGATATCACCCGCAAGCAACGCACAACAGAGTTTCTCCGGCTCCAACCGCCGATGATGGAAGCTCCGAAAGCGGTGTCAACATAA